The Lactuca sativa cultivar Salinas chromosome 2, Lsat_Salinas_v11, whole genome shotgun sequence genome includes a window with the following:
- the LOC111900280 gene encoding uncharacterized protein LOC111900280, protein MKKKVNDLELEAERRILSDQELADGKECRKKNTRNGDHCKVRHIQKARMKWVCDGDENTSFFHNYLKIKNRRCNVHGLMIDGSWVTDPASIKKEKSEFFGEKLCEWCSVRSSFINHNLKKISDCDRRYLEAPFELNEIKDAIWSCGSDKDDIMRFVKHFEEFGSFSRGSSSSFITLLPTL, encoded by the exons ATGAAAAAGAAGGTAAACGATCTTGAACTTGAGGCGGAACGCAGAATCTTAAGTGACCAGGAATTGGCGGACGGGAAAGAATGCAGGAAAAAAAATACTAGAAATGGAGACCATTGCAAGGTTAGACATATACAAAAAGCTAGGATGAAATGGGTTTGTGATGGAGATGAGAACACATCATTCTTTCACAACTACCTAAAGATTAAAAACAGGAGATGTAACGTGCACGGGCTTATGATCGACGGCTCCTGGGTCACCGATCCAGCTTCCATCAAGAAGGAAAAATCAGAATTTTTTGGAGAAAAGTTATGTGAATGGTGTAGTGTCCGATCATCTTTCATCAATCACAATTTAAAAAAGATTTCAGACTGTGATAGGAGATACCTTGAAGCACCGTTTGAACTTAATGAAATTAAAGATGCAATTTGGAGTTGTGGGAGCGATAAG GATGACATTATGCGTTTCGTGAAGCACTTCGAGGAATTTGGAAGCTTCTCTAGAGGAAGTAGCTCATCATTTATTACATTGTTGCCAACACTCTAA
- the LOC111900279 gene encoding uncharacterized mitochondrial protein AtMg01250-like, which produces MEQMEFGGKWRSWIRGFLSSARASVIVNGSTTKEFALERGIQQGEPLSPFRFILVVEVLNIVTEEVAEQKISKGITLPNMGPVISHIQYADNVIFLVNNLETELLSRSIYYFVGFPPFTYLGMPVVAAMSRI; this is translated from the exons ATGGAACAAATGGAATTTGGAGGAAAATGGAGAAGTTGGATCAGGGGTTTCTTATCGTCGGCTAGAGCCTCTGTAATAGTAAACGGGTCAACAACTAAAGAGTTTGCCCTTGAAAGGGGAATTCAACAAGGCGAACCATTATCCCCTTTCCGTTTTATCCTGGTTGTCGAAGTCCTAAACATTGTCACGGAAGAAGTTGCAGAGCAAAAGATTTCGAAAGGAATAACACTTCCAAATATGGGCCCAGTAATATCTCATATACAATACGCAGATAACGTGATCTTCCTAG TGAATAATCTTGAAACTGAATTGTTATCCAGGAGCATATACTACTTTGTTGGTTTCCCACCTTTCACGTATCTGGGAATGCCAGTGGTGGCTGCCATGTCAAGAatataa
- the LOC111900206 gene encoding BTB/POZ domain-containing protein NPY4 yields the protein MKFMKLGSKPDLFQSSSENTRYVAAELATDIIVNVCNVKFYLHKFPLLSKSGRFQKMMTISHDENAIEIDLHEIPGGPGGFEICAKFCYGMTVTLNAYNVVVARCAAEYLEMHEIVDKGNLVYKTEVFLDSSIFRTWKDSIIVFQTTKSLLLTSSSDELKIVNRCLDSIASKASMDPCKIEWSYTYNRTKSENGNETPLYNGVRKQVMVPKDWWVEDLCELPVDLYKKVITTIRGKGKVSLDVLGESLKAYTQRRLKNGGDDVKIRSLIETIMFLLPKEKTSVSCDFLIQLLHESVRLDCGETRRRELGQRIGQQLQNALVSDLVNLDVDLVQELVKIFMMQDQIADNGDEHGFLEVKFVDSASKVKVAKLIDCYLAEIAKNPDLPLLKFTDLAEIVSTLPRISHDGIYRAIDTFLKEHPGMSKIEKKRVCRLMDCRKLSSEACMHAIQNERLPLRIVVQILFFEQIRAGSHGSSRSGTTNTEEEWDSVPTSEELKSLKGEFGSLRIKEGGNGNRKAKGMVMSTRILSKLFSSKDKDSDNESSETSGSPSPCSTNVREMKSNTGSRSRRRSTS from the exons ATGAAGTTTATGAAACTTGGATCGAAGCCGGATTTGTTCCAATCCAGTAGCGAAAATACACG GTATGTAGCAGCTGAGCTCGCTACTGACAtaattgtaaatgtttgtaacgtCAAGTTTTATCTGCACAAG TTTCCCCTTTTGTCAAAGAGTGGTCGTTTCCAGAAAATGATGACAATTTCACACGATGAAAACGCCATTGAAATCGATCTCCATGAAATACCCGGTGGGCCTGGTGGGTTTGAGATATGTGCGAAGTTTTGTTATGGAATGACAGTTACATTAAATGCATACAACGTGGTGGTGGCTAGATGTGCAGCAGAGTATCTAGAAATGCATGAAATTGTGGATAAAGGAAACCTCGTTTACAAAACGGAAGTTTTTCTGGATTCGAGCATTTTCAGAACATGGAAAGATTCGATTATTGTTTTCCAAACTACAAAGTCTCTTCTTCTTACATCGTCGTCTGATGAATTGAAGATTGTCAATCGTTGTCTTGATTCCATAGCTTCAAAAGCTTCCATGGATCCCTGTAAAATTGAGTGGTCGTATACTTACAATCGAACAAAATCTGAAAATGGTAACGAAACGCCACTCTACAATGGTGTTAGAAAACAGGTTATGGTTCCAAAAGATTGGTGGGTTGAAGATTTGTGTGAACTTCCTGTTGATTTGTATAAAAAGGTCATAACAACGATTAGGGGTAAAGGGAAGGTAAGCCTTGATGTTCTTGGTGAATCTTTAAAAGCTTACACACAAAGAAGGTTAAAGAATGGTGGCGATGATGTTAAAATCCGTTCTTTGATTGAAACGATCATGTTTCTTTTACCCAAAGAAAAAACGAGCGTTTCTTGTGATTTTTTGATTCAGTTATTACATGAATCTGTTCGTTTGGATTGTGGGGAAACAAGAAGGCGTGAATTGGGTCAACGAATTGGTCAACAGCTGCAAAACGCATTGGTTTCTGATCTTGTGAATCTTGATGTTGATTTGGTTCAAGAACTCGTTAAGATCTTCATGATGCAGGATCAAATTGCTGATAATGGCGACGAACATGGCTTCCTAGAGGTCAAATTCGTTGACTCTGCTTCCAAAGTCAAAGTAGCCAAGCTCATCGATTGCTATCTTGCTGAAATCGCCAAAAACCCTGATTTGCCATTGTTGAAGTTCACCGATCTTGCAGAAATTGTGTCCACTCTACCTCGAATTTCGCATGACGGAATTTATCGTGCAATTGACACGTTTCTTAAG GAACACCCTGGGATGAGCAAGattgagaagaaaagagtttgtaGACTAATGGATTGTAGGAAGTTATCATCAGAAGCTTGCATGCATGCAATCCAAAATGAAAGACTACCTTTACGTATTGTTGTGCAAATTCTTTTCTTTGAGCAAATACGAGCCGGGTCCCACGGGAGTTCGAGATCGGGAACCACAAATACAGAAGAAGAATGGGATTCGGTGCCAACAAGTGAAGAACTCAAGAGTTTGAAAGGGGAATTTGGTTCTCTAAGGATAAAAGAAGGTGGAAATGGAAACCGAAAGGCTAAAGGAATGGTTATGTCAACAAGGATATTGTCTAAGTTGTTTTCAAGCAAAGATAAGGATAGTGATAATGAGAGTTCGGAAACGTCTGGGAGTCCGAGTCCTTGTTCGACAAATGTACGGGAGATGAAGTCGAATACGGGTTCAAGAAGTAGGCGGCGGTCGACGTCATAG